Genomic window (Chloroflexota bacterium):
TGGATTATACTTTCGGTGTTCGTCTGATAGCAAACCACCCAACCACTGCAATAAGGAGAACCAAAGGGATGCGCATTCTAGCGGTAGATGACGATCCCATCACGCTCAAGATCGTCTCCAAGACGCTGGCGGGCGCCGGATATGATGTCTTCACCGCCCGCGACGGGCAGGAAGCCCTGGCGCAGGTGGAGTCCGTTCGGCCGGACTTGATCATCCTGGACGTGATGCTGCCCGGCATGGACGGGTACGAGGTCCTGCGCCGCCTGAAGTCGCGGACCGATGCCCCGCTGTTGCCCGTTCTCATGCTGACCGCCGACGACACCGTGGAGGGGAAGATCAAGGCATTCACGGCCGGAGCCGCGGACTATCTGGCGAAGCCCTTTGACGCGGCGGAACTGGTAGCGCGCGTGAAGGCGCTGCTGCGGCGGTTTGCGGGGCCTGCGGTGGGGGCGGAGGCCGTCCAGGGCACGGTCATCGCGGTCTTCTCGTTGCGCGGCGGGTGTGGCGTGTCCACGATTGCGGCGAACCTGGCGGCGGGGCTGGCGCAGATTTGGGGCCAGCCGGTGGCGTTGGTGGATTTGGCGCTGACGGCCGGGCACAGCGCGCTCCTGTTCAACCTCCCCCTGCATCGCACCTGGGCCGGCCTGGCGCGCATCCCCGTGGCGGAATTGGACGCCGACTTGGTGGAACGCACCCTGCTGGAGCATCCCAGCGGCGTGCGCGTCCTGGCGGCTCCCAAGGGGCCGCAGCATGCCGAGGCGGTCTCGGCCGAGCATGTGGCGCAGGTTGTTCGGCTGCTCAAGTCGCGGTACGCGTATGTGGTGTTGGATTTGCCCCACGACCTTAGCACCACCACCGTGGCGGGGCTGGACACCGCGCATCGCATCGTTCTCCTCATGACGCCCGACCTGGCCTCGGCCTATGTTACGGCACGCACCCTTGACGTTTTTGAAACACTGGAATATGGTAAAGACAGAATCTACCTGATTCTGAACTGGACCTTTGAACGCGGGGGACTGGCCCGCAAGGAGATGGAGGGTTTTCTGAAGCATCCGACGAGCCTCATCATCCCCTTTGCGCCAGACCCGATCGTCAGAGCCATCAACACCGGCGTCCCCCCCGTCCTTGACGCGCCGGAAAGCCCGCTTGGGGCTTTGCTAGAGGACCTGGCCTTCACCTTGAGTACCGAAGAGCACCGAACGCGCGGCCCTGCCAGCCCAACCGCCGCCTGGGAACGGGTGCAGCGCCGCATTCGCCAACGCCAGGCGCGGGCAGAGCGCCATCCGGCAAGTCCCTTGCGAATCGGGTAACGGTTTGTTGTAGGAAGTGTAGAAGGAGGGGACACTATGGGTTGTTTCCGTGTAGCCAGACGCGAAGGCCAGGGCATCGTGGAGTACGCGGTGCTCCTGGGCCTCATCGCGCTGGTGGTCGTGCTGGCGCTTGGCGCGATGGGCATCTCGGTGGGCGACGTGTACGCCGCTGTGGTGAAGGCCCTGGGCGGAGAGGTGAGTTGCAAGACGTACTACCACTCCGATTTTGGCCGCGAAATCCCCAGTTGGATTGAGATTAAGAATTCCTTCTGGGGCAAGTTCGGTTCGTGGAAGGTGAAGGACGGGAAACTCATCAGCCCGCGTTCGGGCGCGATGCTGCTCACCGGCTATTCGGGGAGCGACTACAACATTTCGTTGAGCGGCATTCGCCTGGCCAATCAGAGCAGCGCATGGAACGGCTATGGCGTGATGTTTCGGGCCAGCACCGATGCGAAGAACCGCCTGAACGGGTACATGTTTGAGTTTGAGCGGCGCAGGCCCAACGAGCCGGTAACGATGTACTTCAGTTATTGGGTTGGCGGCAAGCAGGTGGTGCTGAATCCTCCGGGCAAGATGGTCATCCCTGCCAACAGCGGCTGGGACAACCCTGCGAACCTGACGGTGTCGGTGCAGGGGAATACCTTTGTGGCCAGCATGAACGGCAAGAAGATCATGGAGGCC
Coding sequences:
- a CDS encoding response regulator — its product is MRILAVDDDPITLKIVSKTLAGAGYDVFTARDGQEALAQVESVRPDLIILDVMLPGMDGYEVLRRLKSRTDAPLLPVLMLTADDTVEGKIKAFTAGAADYLAKPFDAAELVARVKALLRRFAGPAVGAEAVQGTVIAVFSLRGGCGVSTIAANLAAGLAQIWGQPVALVDLALTAGHSALLFNLPLHRTWAGLARIPVAELDADLVERTLLEHPSGVRVLAAPKGPQHAEAVSAEHVAQVVRLLKSRYAYVVLDLPHDLSTTTVAGLDTAHRIVLLMTPDLASAYVTARTLDVFETLEYGKDRIYLILNWTFERGGLARKEMEGFLKHPTSLIIPFAPDPIVRAINTGVPPVLDAPESPLGALLEDLAFTLSTEEHRTRGPASPTAAWERVQRRIRQRQARAERHPASPLRIG